The following are encoded together in the Methylorubrum sp. B1-46 genome:
- a CDS encoding phage major capsid protein encodes MRTLIQLREQRGLKVDAIRAIHAKAATENRDLNDAEQSAFDTGKGEVERLEREIRNHEFLADAERRAEAEPVGERHNDMADIEVRYSPAKALAEYVENGRLTGAEAEWAAEHRSGRQGAIAMPVSAFMGETRALLTTSPAAGPGGNLVPTQQGALIDRVRPTLVTESLGATVLRGLTGNLDLPRVKDSGQAFWVPEHGNVTRSDMKFDKVSMGPKTVGAEYEVSRRMLLQATALEPILRADIAFLLRQALDAAAIQGGGTNEPVGILATPGLNVLPLGTNGGVLSIDTAADMIAAIDDDADGNRGFLITKAIRTAALKMKDGQGQPYGLATVFSNEPVRVSKALPSNLTKGTGTNLSAAIYGIWSDLIIGYWSSVDIVPNPYHADVASKGGLLLHAFLDADVATRHVENFVAVKDAKTA; translated from the coding sequence ATGCGCACCCTCATCCAACTTCGCGAGCAGCGCGGCCTGAAGGTCGATGCGATCCGCGCCATCCACGCCAAGGCGGCGACCGAGAACCGTGACCTGAACGACGCGGAGCAGTCCGCCTTCGACACCGGCAAGGGCGAGGTCGAGCGCCTGGAACGCGAGATACGGAACCATGAGTTCCTGGCCGATGCCGAGCGCCGCGCCGAGGCCGAGCCGGTCGGCGAGCGGCACAACGACATGGCGGACATCGAGGTCCGTTACAGCCCGGCCAAGGCCCTGGCCGAGTACGTCGAGAACGGCCGCCTCACCGGAGCCGAGGCCGAGTGGGCCGCCGAACACCGTTCCGGCCGGCAGGGTGCCATCGCCATGCCCGTCTCTGCCTTCATGGGCGAGACCCGCGCGCTGCTCACCACCAGCCCGGCGGCCGGCCCCGGCGGCAACCTTGTCCCGACCCAGCAGGGTGCCCTCATCGACCGGGTACGCCCGACGCTGGTGACGGAGAGCCTGGGCGCCACGGTGCTGCGCGGCCTGACCGGCAACCTCGATCTCCCGCGGGTGAAGGATTCGGGGCAGGCGTTCTGGGTGCCGGAGCACGGCAACGTCACCCGGTCGGACATGAAGTTCGACAAGGTGAGCATGGGGCCGAAGACGGTCGGCGCCGAGTACGAGGTCTCCCGCCGGATGCTGCTCCAGGCGACGGCGCTGGAACCGATCCTGCGCGCGGACATCGCCTTCCTGCTCCGGCAGGCCCTTGACGCCGCGGCGATCCAGGGCGGCGGCACCAACGAGCCGGTCGGCATCCTCGCCACGCCGGGCCTCAACGTCCTGCCTCTGGGCACCAACGGCGGCGTGCTCTCGATCGATACGGCGGCCGACATGATCGCGGCGATCGACGACGATGCGGACGGGAACCGAGGCTTCCTCATCACCAAGGCCATTCGCACCGCGGCGCTCAAGATGAAGGACGGGCAGGGCCAGCCCTACGGCCTCGCCACGGTGTTCTCCAACGAGCCGGTGCGGGTTTCCAAGGCGCTGCCGAGCAACCTGACCAAGGGCACCGGGACCAACCTCTCGGCCGCGATCTACGGCATCTGGTCGGACCTCATCATCGGCTACTGGTCGAGCGTCGATATCGTCCCGAACCCCTACCACGCGGATGTGGCGTCCAAGGGCGGCTTGCTGCTCCACGCCTTCCTCGACGCCGATGTGGCGACCCGGCATGTCGAGAACTTCGTGGCCGTGAAGGACGCGAAGACGGCATGA
- a CDS encoding terminase large subunit, producing MGQRGPGAKPIKRPSDPVAEASSEPHTWEAEGLTRAERVIAFMESLPVTSGALAGTTFRVRPWQRKFLKAVYATDRRGRRQVRTAVLSMARKNGKTDVAARLALCHIAGPEAEERGEVYSAANDRFQAGRIFSEICALIERVPWLSERISIRRHSKELEDIGGTGTVFAALSADVATKHGLSPSMWIYDELGQSPSRDLYDTLDTAMGARGEPLSVVISTQAARDEAPMSELVDYGLRVNRGEVKDASFHLTLYSAPLDADPWERATWKAANPALADFRSLEDVQRLASQAQRMPSREASFRNLILNQRVDATQQFLTVPVWKACGEAVPDLDTLKGRPCHAALDLAASRDLTALVLVFEDEDGGYDVVPFFWLPDDDLREREDTDRVPYVQWRDAGFLLTMPGKTTDPEVIARKIAELHGRFGFTALAYDRWRIEDLRRELGAIGAEVPLVEWGQGFKDMSPAIDVLERLAVEAKLRHGMHPVLTWCAGNAKTVPDPAGNRKFDKKKSTGRIDGLQALAMALGAANRHEPEAEWSPMCDFV from the coding sequence ATGGGACAGCGTGGCCCCGGCGCGAAGCCCATCAAAAGGCCGTCCGATCCCGTCGCCGAGGCGTCATCGGAACCGCACACGTGGGAGGCGGAAGGCCTCACGAGGGCGGAGCGCGTCATCGCCTTCATGGAGAGCCTGCCCGTCACGTCGGGCGCACTCGCCGGTACGACGTTCCGGGTCCGGCCGTGGCAGCGGAAGTTCCTGAAAGCGGTCTACGCCACCGACCGGCGCGGCCGGCGGCAGGTGCGAACCGCCGTGCTCTCGATGGCCCGGAAGAACGGGAAGACGGACGTGGCGGCCCGCCTCGCCCTCTGCCACATCGCGGGGCCGGAGGCGGAGGAGCGCGGCGAGGTCTACTCGGCGGCCAACGACCGCTTCCAGGCGGGGCGCATCTTCTCGGAGATCTGTGCCCTCATCGAGCGGGTGCCGTGGCTCTCGGAGCGCATCTCGATCCGGCGGCACTCGAAGGAGTTGGAGGACATCGGCGGCACCGGCACCGTGTTCGCGGCGCTCTCGGCCGACGTGGCGACGAAGCACGGCCTCTCGCCGTCGATGTGGATCTACGACGAGTTGGGGCAGTCGCCGAGCCGGGATCTCTACGACACGCTCGACACCGCCATGGGTGCCCGCGGCGAGCCGCTGAGCGTGGTCATCTCGACCCAGGCGGCGCGGGACGAAGCGCCGATGTCCGAATTGGTCGACTACGGGCTCCGGGTGAACCGGGGCGAGGTGAAGGACGCGAGCTTCCACCTCACGCTCTACTCGGCGCCCCTCGACGCCGATCCGTGGGAGCGGGCGACGTGGAAGGCCGCTAACCCGGCGCTCGCCGACTTCCGGTCCCTGGAGGACGTTCAGCGCCTCGCCTCGCAGGCGCAGCGGATGCCGAGCCGAGAGGCCTCGTTCCGCAACCTGATCCTGAATCAGCGGGTGGACGCGACCCAGCAGTTCCTCACCGTGCCGGTCTGGAAGGCCTGCGGCGAGGCGGTGCCCGATCTCGACACCCTCAAGGGCCGGCCCTGCCACGCCGCGCTCGATCTGGCGGCCTCGCGCGACCTCACGGCCCTAGTGCTCGTGTTCGAGGACGAGGATGGCGGATACGACGTGGTGCCGTTCTTCTGGCTCCCCGACGACGATCTCCGCGAGCGGGAGGACACCGACCGGGTGCCCTACGTCCAGTGGCGGGACGCGGGCTTCCTGCTCACCATGCCGGGGAAGACGACGGACCCGGAGGTGATCGCCCGCAAGATCGCCGAACTGCATGGCCGCTTCGGCTTCACGGCCCTGGCCTACGACCGCTGGCGGATCGAGGACCTGCGCCGCGAGTTGGGCGCGATCGGCGCGGAGGTGCCGCTGGTGGAGTGGGGGCAGGGGTTCAAGGACATGAGCCCGGCAATCGACGTGCTGGAACGCCTCGCGGTGGAGGCGAAGCTACGGCACGGGATGCACCCGGTCCTGACGTGGTGCGCCGGCAATGCGAAGACGGTCCCCGATCCGGCCGGGAACCGGAAGTTCGACAAGAAGAAGAGCACGGGCCGGATCGACGGGCTTCAGGCCCTCGCCATGGCGCTCGGGGCGGCGAACCGCCACGAGCCAGAGGCGGAGTGGAGCCCCATGTGCGACTTTGTTTAG
- a CDS encoding AAA family ATPase, whose amino-acid sequence MLEQHGYTIERGAPYARGASSDARAPRSGAKTPVKPVIFSAAELRRREFDPIRYVVPGYIAEGCTLLAGRPKLGKSWLVLEAGLAVARGGDCLGGIGCEQGDVLYLALEDNARRLQRRMDKVLGAFTEEWPAAFEFATEWPRANEGGIDAIREWIMSKENPRLVVVDVLAMFKPVRGDKESLYEADYLSIKGLQALAGEFGVAIVIVHHTRKSGSESDPFEKVSGTLGLSGAADSVVILDRDGNGATLYGRGRDIEEIESAVVFDKVACRWLVQGEASEVRRTDERGSILAALDEAEEPLSPGEISDATRMSNQNVRQLLVSMVKAGEVIKAGRGRYLHPDHNRTPDHNDHKITNPPAISSDKGAEPYLAPVCDVPVCDPAPITESQAAICDTSACDLVIDVIDGADVIGAPDTGLSAPATEFLNWLRSRTEQPVNARLITSHAPKHIRAQEVRDPILQELEQRGLIRIEATRASNASRVTRLIHITEGASR is encoded by the coding sequence ATGCTTGAGCAGCACGGCTACACCATCGAGCGCGGCGCGCCCTACGCCCGCGGGGCATCCTCAGACGCGAGAGCGCCCCGCAGTGGGGCTAAAACCCCCGTGAAGCCCGTTATCTTCTCGGCCGCCGAGCTGCGCCGCCGGGAGTTCGATCCGATCCGCTACGTGGTTCCCGGATACATCGCCGAGGGCTGCACGCTCCTGGCGGGCCGGCCCAAGCTCGGCAAGTCGTGGCTGGTGCTGGAGGCGGGACTCGCCGTAGCGCGCGGCGGCGACTGCCTCGGCGGCATCGGCTGCGAGCAGGGCGACGTGCTGTACCTCGCGCTCGAGGACAACGCCCGTCGTCTCCAGCGCCGTATGGACAAGGTGCTCGGCGCCTTCACGGAGGAGTGGCCGGCGGCGTTCGAGTTCGCCACCGAGTGGCCCCGTGCCAACGAGGGTGGCATCGACGCCATCCGCGAATGGATCATGTCGAAGGAGAACCCGCGCCTCGTCGTCGTGGACGTGCTCGCGATGTTCAAGCCGGTGCGCGGCGACAAGGAGAGCCTGTACGAGGCCGATTACCTCTCGATCAAAGGCCTCCAGGCCCTCGCGGGCGAGTTCGGCGTGGCGATCGTCATCGTGCACCACACCCGGAAAAGCGGGTCTGAGAGCGATCCGTTCGAGAAGGTCTCTGGCACCCTCGGGCTCTCCGGCGCAGCCGACAGCGTGGTTATCCTCGACCGGGACGGCAACGGGGCGACGCTCTACGGCCGGGGCCGCGACATCGAGGAGATCGAGAGCGCCGTCGTCTTCGACAAGGTGGCCTGCCGCTGGCTGGTCCAGGGCGAGGCGAGCGAGGTCCGGCGCACGGACGAACGTGGCTCGATCCTGGCGGCCCTGGATGAGGCAGAGGAGCCTCTGTCACCCGGGGAGATCTCGGACGCGACCCGGATGTCGAACCAGAACGTCCGGCAGTTGCTGGTGAGCATGGTCAAGGCCGGCGAGGTCATCAAAGCCGGTCGCGGCCGATATCTGCATCCCGATCACAACCGTACCCCCGATCACAACGATCACAAGATCACAAACCCGCCTGCGATCAGCAGCGATAAGGGGGCAGAGCCGTATCTCGCACCAGTCTGCGACGTGCCCGTTTGTGATCCCGCCCCCATCACGGAGTCACAAGCCGCGATCTGCGATACGTCCGCTTGTGATCTTGTGATCGATGTGATCGACGGTGCCGATGTGATCGGTGCGCCTGACACCGGGCTTTCGGCCCCGGCCACCGAGTTCCTAAACTGGCTCCGCTCCCGTACCGAGCAGCCGGTGAACGCCCGCCTCATCACCAGCCACGCGCCCAAGCACATCCGGGCGCAGGAGGTGCGAGACCCGATCCTGCAGGAGCTGGAGCAGCGTGGCCTCATCAGGATCGAGGCTACCAGAGCGTCTAACGCCAGCAGGGTCACGCGCCTGATCCACATCACCGAGGGGGCGAGCCGATGA
- a CDS encoding toprim domain-containing protein, translating into MTDLRAMARDLGGEVAGIGQILCPGPGHSSRDRSLSVRLDPRSPGGLVVHSFAGDDPLAAKDYVRQRLRLPDDFQAERNFASPPVEVPGSGDRTARALAIWTEARHPAGTPVETYLSGRGLSLPADSAEVLRYHSACPFAGTRTPAMVALVRDIVTNAPVAIHRTALSFQGIKVEVNGADRLALGPIGGGAVKLTADENVTTCLGIGEGIESTLSLRRSPEFGESSVWSLLAAGGISTFPVLSGIETLWLAVDHDPAGLRATRACADRWQASGAETYLITPAVPGADLNDLYQGAHHA; encoded by the coding sequence ATGACCGACCTCCGCGCCATGGCTCGCGACCTCGGCGGCGAGGTGGCTGGTATCGGGCAGATCCTGTGCCCCGGTCCCGGCCATAGCTCCCGCGACCGCTCGCTCTCCGTCCGCCTCGACCCGCGCTCGCCCGGCGGCCTCGTCGTCCATTCCTTCGCGGGAGACGATCCCCTTGCCGCAAAGGACTACGTGCGGCAGCGGTTACGGCTACCCGACGATTTCCAGGCAGAACGCAATTTTGCGTCGCCCCCAGTTGAGGTCCCCGGATCGGGCGACCGCACCGCGCGCGCCCTGGCGATCTGGACAGAGGCTCGGCACCCGGCCGGCACCCCCGTGGAGACGTATCTGTCGGGCCGAGGTCTGAGCCTGCCTGCCGATTCCGCCGAGGTCCTGCGCTACCACTCGGCTTGCCCCTTCGCGGGCACCCGCACCCCGGCCATGGTCGCGCTGGTGCGAGACATCGTGACCAACGCCCCCGTCGCAATCCACCGCACTGCCCTGAGTTTCCAGGGCATCAAGGTCGAGGTGAACGGCGCCGACCGCCTGGCGCTCGGGCCGATCGGCGGCGGGGCCGTGAAGCTCACCGCCGATGAGAACGTGACCACCTGCCTCGGGATCGGGGAGGGGATCGAATCCACCCTCTCGCTCCGAAGGTCCCCCGAGTTCGGGGAATCGTCCGTGTGGTCCCTGTTGGCGGCCGGCGGCATCAGCACCTTCCCCGTGCTCTCCGGCATCGAGACGCTGTGGCTCGCGGTCGATCACGACCCGGCCGGGCTCCGGGCTACCCGCGCCTGCGCCGACCGCTGGCAGGCCTCCGGCGCCGAAACCTACCTCATCACGCCGGCCGTCCCCGGCGCGGATCTCAACGACCTGTACCAGGGGGCGCACCATGCTTGA
- a CDS encoding GntR family transcriptional regulator produces MRQGETSPPADRVGTICRSLRRAIVERALTPGDRLPEDALGERFSVSRTIARQALVQLAGEGLVELRRNRIAVVASPSWEEARDTFDVRISLERLVVQRLAGRLSAEQRAALDAHIAGEERASGGPEAASIRLATEFHLLLAEMTGSPVLGRYVAELGYRCALILSLYSRPHSSDCAVSEHRDIVAALVAGDAGRAVALMDHHLDAVAERARILTEPRRERDLLRLLAPYVEG; encoded by the coding sequence ATGAGACAGGGCGAGACGAGCCCCCCGGCCGACCGCGTCGGAACGATCTGCCGGTCCCTGCGACGGGCCATCGTGGAGCGGGCCCTGACGCCGGGCGACCGGCTGCCCGAGGACGCGCTCGGCGAGCGGTTCAGCGTCAGCCGCACCATCGCGCGCCAGGCGCTGGTTCAGCTCGCGGGTGAAGGATTGGTCGAACTGCGCCGCAATCGCATCGCCGTGGTCGCGAGCCCGAGCTGGGAGGAGGCGCGCGATACCTTCGACGTGCGCATCAGCCTGGAGCGCCTCGTGGTCCAGCGGCTCGCCGGCCGCCTGAGCGCCGAGCAGCGAGCCGCGCTCGACGCGCATATCGCCGGAGAGGAACGGGCGAGCGGCGGGCCGGAGGCGGCCTCGATCCGGCTCGCCACGGAGTTCCACCTGCTGCTTGCCGAGATGACCGGAAGTCCGGTGCTCGGCCGCTACGTCGCCGAACTGGGCTATCGCTGCGCCCTGATTCTATCGCTCTATAGCCGGCCGCACTCGTCCGACTGCGCCGTGAGCGAGCACCGGGACATCGTGGCGGCTTTGGTCGCCGGCGATGCCGGGCGAGCGGTTGCCCTGATGGACCACCATCTCGATGCGGTGGCGGAGCGGGCGCGCATCCTCACGGAGCCCCGGCGCGAGCGCGACCTCCTCCGCCTGCTCGCGCCCTACGTCGAGGGGTGA
- a CDS encoding nuclear transport factor 2 family protein, with amino-acid sequence MDAKEAETARDAAAVTAYLEASMVPDPETAAGYMKPGIAIVFTGGRVFRHPREVTAFNAGRYAWVKKRMERLDVVPGEGVTTVYSLGTLYGAWPDGTAFEGNRYVDRFTVRDGLIVSMEVWNDSAERILERQGGPA; translated from the coding sequence ATGGACGCGAAGGAAGCGGAGACCGCGCGCGACGCGGCGGCAGTGACGGCCTATCTGGAAGCCTCGATGGTGCCCGATCCCGAGACCGCTGCGGGCTACATGAAGCCCGGCATCGCGATCGTCTTCACCGGCGGCCGGGTGTTCCGGCATCCGCGCGAGGTCACGGCCTTCAATGCCGGCCGCTACGCCTGGGTGAAGAAGCGGATGGAGCGGCTCGACGTGGTGCCGGGCGAGGGCGTCACCACCGTCTACAGCCTCGGTACGCTCTACGGCGCGTGGCCGGACGGCACCGCGTTCGAGGGCAACCGCTACGTCGACCGCTTCACCGTGCGGGACGGCCTGATCGTTTCCATGGAGGTGTGGAACGACAGCGCCGAGCGGATTCTCGAACGGCAGGGTGGGCCGGCCTGA
- a CDS encoding ABC transporter substrate-binding protein, giving the protein MPHRLSAARALTRRLALGAVLAGFTSLAPVEAAEPVRIGLVTALSGQSAKSGEAISRGIGLAIEEINRNGGVLGRPLELVARDDEANPSKGVLAARELVQRARVVALIGGLDTPVSMAIVPIANQMKVPFVGPWAAGTGITRNGAADNYVFRVSAVDALVDEALVAYAIKTYSAKKPGAILVNNAWGESNQQGIVAALKAAGLPSAGIEKYEANDIDMVPQLSRLREAGADALFLVGNVGPSAQVVKSLDRMGWTVPVISHWGPAGGRFDELAGPGAARVHFVQTFTFAGNDSPKAKAVLDALKAKYPAIKSMADVTPAVGIANAYDATHLIALAIQAAGTTEGPKVRDGFYKVPAYAGLIKTYEAPFAPDRHDALKPEDYIFASFRNGEIVAVSK; this is encoded by the coding sequence ATGCCTCACCGCCTCTCTGCCGCCCGCGCCCTGACACGGCGCCTCGCTCTCGGCGCCGTCCTGGCGGGCTTCACGAGCTTGGCACCGGTCGAGGCGGCCGAGCCGGTGCGAATCGGTCTCGTCACCGCGCTCAGCGGCCAATCCGCCAAGTCCGGCGAGGCGATCTCCCGCGGGATCGGACTGGCGATCGAGGAGATCAACCGCAATGGCGGCGTCCTGGGCCGGCCCCTGGAACTCGTCGCCCGCGACGACGAGGCCAACCCGTCGAAGGGCGTGCTCGCTGCTCGCGAGCTGGTTCAGCGCGCCAGGGTGGTGGCGCTGATCGGCGGGCTCGACACGCCGGTCTCGATGGCGATCGTGCCGATCGCTAACCAGATGAAGGTGCCCTTCGTCGGGCCCTGGGCGGCCGGCACCGGGATCACCCGCAACGGCGCGGCCGACAACTACGTGTTCCGGGTCTCCGCGGTCGATGCGCTCGTGGACGAGGCCCTCGTCGCCTACGCGATCAAGACCTACAGCGCCAAGAAGCCCGGCGCGATCCTCGTCAACAACGCCTGGGGCGAGTCGAACCAGCAGGGAATCGTCGCGGCGCTGAAGGCGGCGGGGCTGCCCAGCGCCGGCATCGAGAAGTACGAAGCCAACGACATCGACATGGTGCCGCAACTGTCGCGGCTGCGCGAGGCCGGCGCCGACGCGCTGTTTCTCGTCGGCAATGTCGGCCCCTCGGCTCAGGTGGTGAAATCCCTCGACCGGATGGGCTGGACCGTGCCGGTGATCTCCCATTGGGGCCCGGCCGGCGGGCGCTTCGACGAACTCGCCGGGCCGGGTGCGGCGCGGGTCCACTTCGTCCAGACCTTCACCTTCGCCGGCAACGACAGCCCGAAGGCGAAGGCGGTGCTCGACGCGCTGAAGGCGAAGTACCCGGCGATCAAGTCCATGGCCGACGTCACGCCCGCCGTCGGCATCGCCAACGCCTACGACGCCACGCACCTGATCGCGCTCGCGATCCAGGCGGCCGGCACCACCGAGGGGCCGAAGGTCCGCGACGGCTTCTACAAGGTCCCGGCCTATGCTGGCCTGATCAAGACCTACGAGGCGCCCTTCGCCCCGGACCGGCACGACGCGTTGAAGCCGGAGGACTACATCTTCGCCAGCTTCCGCAACGGCGAGATCGTCGCGGTGTCCAAGTGA
- a CDS encoding branched-chain amino acid ABC transporter permease, which produces MLTGTLVSGLGLGSMYGLVALGFHITFAVSGTVNFAQGSAVTLGAVLGYAFAVQLGWPMPLAAAAALAGCAGLGLAVERLLVRPFVTRGSDAWLLATVAGGIILDNVLLFTFGKEPRSLPSPLVSAPVQILGAGIYPLQLLIPVVGVAAAVAIRTVFRRTELGRVLLAVAQNAEAARLMGIDVARTVACAFALSAVLAGAAGLLIAPLFSVSAEMGALFGIKAFAVAILGGIGSATGVVLAGLLYGLVEAGVTATLGSGATQIVVFSVIILALAIRPNGLLGRAAVNKV; this is translated from the coding sequence ATGCTGACCGGGACCCTCGTCAGCGGCCTCGGCCTCGGCAGCATGTACGGGCTCGTGGCGCTCGGCTTCCACATCACCTTCGCGGTTTCCGGCACCGTGAATTTCGCGCAGGGCAGCGCCGTCACCCTGGGCGCGGTGCTGGGCTACGCCTTCGCGGTCCAGCTCGGCTGGCCGATGCCGCTGGCGGCGGCTGCGGCGCTCGCCGGCTGCGCAGGGCTCGGGCTCGCCGTCGAGCGCCTGCTGGTGCGCCCCTTCGTGACCCGCGGCTCCGACGCGTGGCTGCTCGCGACGGTGGCCGGCGGCATCATCCTCGACAACGTGCTGCTGTTCACCTTCGGCAAGGAGCCGCGCAGCCTGCCCTCCCCGCTGGTCTCGGCTCCGGTCCAGATCCTCGGCGCGGGCATCTACCCGCTCCAGCTCCTGATCCCGGTGGTCGGCGTCGCGGCGGCGGTCGCAATCCGCACCGTCTTCCGCCGGACCGAGCTCGGCCGGGTGTTGCTGGCGGTGGCGCAGAACGCGGAAGCCGCGCGGCTGATGGGCATCGACGTCGCCCGCACCGTGGCCTGCGCCTTCGCGCTCTCGGCGGTGCTCGCGGGCGCGGCGGGCCTGCTCATCGCGCCGCTCTTCTCCGTCTCGGCCGAGATGGGGGCGCTGTTCGGGATCAAGGCGTTCGCTGTGGCGATTCTCGGCGGCATCGGCTCGGCCACCGGCGTGGTGCTGGCGGGCCTGCTCTACGGCCTCGTGGAGGCCGGCGTCACCGCGACGCTGGGCTCCGGCGCGACCCAGATCGTCGTGTTCTCGGTCATCATCCTCGCGCTGGCGATCCGTCCGAACGGCCTGCTGGGCCGCGCTGCCGTCAACAAGGTCTAG